Proteins from a genomic interval of Medicago truncatula cultivar Jemalong A17 chromosome 3, MtrunA17r5.0-ANR, whole genome shotgun sequence:
- the LOC120579596 gene encoding probable disease resistance protein At1g58602, with protein MGGTGKTTLAKEVGKELKKSKQFTHVIDTTVSFSPDIKKIQDDIAGSLGLNFFDCSESDRPKKLWSRLTNGEKILLILDDVWWGDINFDEIGIPHSDNHKGCRILITTRNVSVCNKLECSRTVQLELLSEKDAWTMFKRHAGLSEISNKYLLNKGRKIANECKGLPIAIAVIASSLKGEQRLEEWDGALNSLQKHMSMYGVDDQLVKIHKCLKFSYDNMKNDFAKRLFLLCSVFREDEVIPIERLIRLGIGAGLFGENYGSYEDARTEVVQSTNKLLDSCLLLQANKNSVKMHDLVRDAAQRISNKEVQTIKLDDKNQNAMVEREKNIKYLLCEGKLNDVFSYKLDGSRLEILIVVVYKDEDYHDVKINVLDSFFENNNGLRVFHLFYNYPSYYLGFSLPQSIQSLKNIRSLLFMYIDLGDISILGNLQSLETLELDQCIINELPHGITNLEKLRLLQLDLCGILRNNPFEVIKGCSSLEELYFTCSFNAFCREISFPNELRRFCISDVWRKLIDSSSNCVSFVDKIDIFLSETTLKYCMQEAEVLRLTRMEGGWRNIIPEIVPMDHGMNDLVELNLISISQLHCLIDTQHTDSQFPNVFSKLVVLDLWNLENLEELFNGPVSFDSLNNLEKLSIKNCEHLQSLFKCKLNLCNLKSVTLEGCPLLTSLFQPSTARCLVLLEVLEILECECLVNIIKDERKEEELSSVIVDDSIDRKSHGSMLPKLKVLTIENCPELEFIFSFPSAHDLPAVQSIRIRSCDKLKYIFGKNVPLGSLETMKLDGIPNLIDIFPECNHTMSTSIKGPSYTSGDASKPQAESGPMKCNIFSQTDIYCCGKKFGNKLRSTTSTNIPFVSQDQRQDNLMESNSYCLNIWERAQCLSRQSHILYNIKEIRLGYISKMKSVFILSTAPRMLLETLCISNCDELKHIIVDTGENDSGGNNLGNVFPKLKYLYIGDCEKLEYILGHYTHDHQNLLKIDLHLCSLESLSLCNLPSLVAICPKQCHITFPPLKNFELKNCSQVSTVKSISDFITHHSVTRFVDNTIIKELSVNVEHFISLKRLMVENNSKVESIFCLNEEKMNLGFEDIDLYIMPMMTFLFVGPKNSFFLQNLTRLKIMHCEKLKTVFSTSIVRCLPQLLFMRIEECKELKHIIEYDLENKNSSNFISTKTCFPKLKTLIVVKCNQLKYVFPMSICKELPELEVLIIREAELEEIFVSEKDDQKLEIPNLKLVVFVNLPSLCHVQGIQLQAVKHHLVQNCQKLVSASTADLGNDIYRFELCYGTHSIQSF; from the exons ATGGGGGGCACAGGAAAAACTACATTGGCCAAAGAAGTGGGTAAGGAACTTAAGAAATCCAAACAATTTACCCACGTCATTGATACGACAGTGTCGTTTTCTCCTGATATTAAAAAGATTCAAGATGATATTGCTGGATCCTTgggattgaatttttttgactgTAGTGAATCAGACCGACCCAAAAAACTATGGAGTAGATTAACCAATGGCGAGAAGATCCTTCTAATATTGGATGATGTGTGGTGGGGAGATATCAATTTTGATGAAATAGGGATTCCACATAGTGATAATCACAAAGGCTGTAGAATTCTTATAACCACACGCAATGTTTCGGTGTGCAACAAATTAGAATGCAGTAGGACAGTTCAACTAGAGCTCTTATCTGAAAAGGACGCATGGACCATGTTCAAAAGACATGCTGGTCTAAgtgaaatttcaaataaatatttgctCAACAAGGGCCGTAAAATTGCAAATGAGTGCAAAGGATTACCAATTGCCATTGCTGTTATTGCCAGTAGTTTGAAGGGTGAACAACGTCTTGAAGAGTGGGATGGCGCCTTAAACTCCTTGCAGAAACATATGTCCATGTATGGTGTTGATGATCAACTGGTGAAAATTCATAAATGCTTGAAGTTTAGCTATGATAATATGAAAAATGACTTTGCCAAGAGACTATTCCTCTTGTGTTCTGTATTTCGAGAAGATGAAGTAATCCCTATTGAAAGATTAATTAGACTTGGCATTGGAGCAGGCCTTTTTGGCGAAAATTATGGTAGTTATGAAGATGCTCGAACTGAAGTAGTTCAATCAACAAATAAACTCCTAGATTCTTGTTTATTGTTGCAGGCCAATAAAAATAGTGTGAAAATGCACGACTTGGTTCGTGACGCAGCCCAGCGAATATCTAACAAAGAGGTTCAAACAATAAAGTTGGATGATAAAAATCAAAACGCAATGGTTGAAAGGGAGAAGAATATCAAATATTTGCTATGCGAAGGCAAGCTAAATGATGTGTTTTCCTATAAGCTTGATGGTTCCAGGCTTGAGATTCTAATTGTCGTCGTGTATAAGGATGAAGACTACCATGATGTGAAAATCAATGTCCTTGattcattttttgaaaataataacgGCCTTCGAGTTTTTCATTTATTCTACAATTATCCTTCTTATTATCTAGGTTTCTCATTACCTCAATCAATTCAGTCTTTGAAGAATATTCGATCTCTTCTCTTTATGTATATCGATTTGGGTGATATCTCTATTTTGGGAAATTTGCAAAGTCTTGAGACACTTGAGTTGGATCAatgtataattaatgaattgCCACATGGAATCACAAATCTAGAGAAACTCAGATTGTTGCAATTGGATTTGTGTGGAATTTTAAGGAACAATCCATTTGAGGTGATTAAAGGATGCTCATCCCTTGAAGAATTATATTTCACATGTAGTTTTAATGCTTTTTGTCGAGAAATTTCTTTTCCAAATGAATTGCGAAGGTTTTGTATCAGTGACGTATGGAGAAAATTGATCGATTCATCATCAAATTGTGTGTCTTTTGTAGACAAGATTGACATTTTCCTATCTGAAACAACACTCAAGTACTGTATGCAAGAAGCAGAGGTTCTTAGACTAACAAGAATGGAGGGGGGATGGAGAAACATCATACCTGAGATTGTTCCTATGGATCATGGTATGAATGATCTAGTCGAGCTTAATTTGATATCCATTTCACAGTTGCACTGCCTCATTGACACTCAGCATACTGATTCTCAATTTCCAAATGTCTTCTCCAAGTTGGTTGTACTAGATCTTTGGAACCTAGAAAATTTGGAAGAATTGTTCAATGGTCCTGTTTCCTTTGACTCTCTAAACAATTTAGAGAAGTTGTCCATCAAGAACTGTGAACATTTGCAGAGCTTATTTAAGTGCAAGCTAAACCTCTGCAATTTGAAGAGTGTGACATTGGAGGGATGCCCATTGTTGACCTCCCTATTTCAACCGTCAACTGCTCGTTGCTTAGTGTTGTTGGAGGTTTTGGAGATATTGGAATGTGAGTGTCTTGTAAACATAATAAAGGATGAAAGAAAAGAGGAGGAATTAAGCAGCGTAATAGTTGACGATAGTATTGATAGAAAGAGTCATGGCTCAATGTTGCCAAAACTCAAAGTTCTTACAATTGAGAACTGTCCAGaacttgaatttatattttcGTTTCCCTCGGCTCATGATCTTCCAGCAGTACAATCCATCAGAATAAGAAGTTGTGATAAGCTTAAATACATATTTGGCAAAAATGTCCCACTTGGTTCCCTTGAAACAATGAAGCTTGATGGCATACCaaatttgattgatattttCCCAGAATGTAACCATACCATGTCTACGTCCATTAAGGGACCATCTTATACTTCTGGAGATGCCTCCAAGCCACAAGCAGAATCAGGCCCAATGAAATGCAACATCTTTTCACAGACTGATATATATTGTTGTGGTAAAAAATTTGGGAACAAATTGAGGAGTACCACAAGTACTAACATCCCATTCGTTTCTCAGGATCAACGGCAGGACAACTTAATG GAATCAAATTCCTATTGCCTTAACATATGGGAACGTGCTCAATGTCTTTCAAGACAATCACATATCCTGTACAATATTAAAGAGATTAGGCTGGGATATATTTCAAAGATGAAATCTGTATTTATCCTATCTACTGCTCCAAGAATGTTGTTGGAGACTTTATGTATTAGCAACTGTGATGAATTGAAGCACATAATAGTAGACACAGGAGAAAATGACAGTGGTGGCAATAACTTGGGCAATGTCtttccaaaattaaaatatctatACATTGGAGATTGTGAGAAATTGGAATACATACTTGGACACTACACTCATGATCATCAAAATCTGCTTAAGATTGACCTTCATCTTTGCTCTTTGGAAAGTCTCAGTCTTTGCAATCTGCCAAGTTTAGTCGCAATATGTCCCAAACAATGTCACATAACATTTCCACCTTTGAAAAACTTCGAACTCAAAAACTGCTCGCAGGTTTCTACTGTCAAGTCTATTAGTGATTTCATAACTCATCATTCAGTAACAAGATTTGTCGACAATACAATCATCAAG gaATTGAGTGTAAATGTGGAGCATTTTATCTCTTTGAAAAGACTCATGGTAGAAAATAACTCCAAAGTAGAAAGTATATTTTGTCTCAATGAAGAGAAAATGAACTTAGGTTTTGAAGACATTGATTTGTATATTATGCCTATGATGACATTCCTATTTGTGGGTCcgaaaaattcatttttcctCCAAAACCTTACAAGATTAAAAATCATGCATtgtgaaaaattgaaaactgtTTTCTCCACTTCTATAGTAAGGTGTCTACCACAACTGCTTTTTATGAGAATTGAAGAATGCAAAGAGTTGAAGcatataattgaatatgatttggaGAACAAAAACTCCTCAAATTTTATTTCTACAAAGACATGCTTCCCAAAGCTTAAAACACTTATTGTAGTAAAGTGCAATCAGTTGAAATATGTCTTTCCAATGTCCATATGTAAAGAGCTTCCTGAGCTAGAGGTTCTAATCATAAGAGAAGCAGAGCTAGAGGAAATATTTGTAAGTGAAAAAGATGATCAGAAACTGGAGATTCCAAATCTAAAACTTGTAGTATTTGTAAATCTACCAAGCCTCTGTCATGTCCAGGGAATTCAACTCCAAGCTGTAAAACATCATTTGGTACAGAATTGTCAAAAACTAGTTTCAGCATCTACAGCAGACCTCGGAAATGATATTTATCGTTTTGAGCTTTGTTACGGTACACACTCTATCCAATCTTTCTGA
- the LOC25491054 gene encoding uncharacterized protein has protein sequence MSKGHDTCNEYPSSEITEVEATSGHKLTSSQKEMEQPLETGHEFDENVPQKEMPSVATIPTDSEELMNEQCPLAETDASVKPSQENNLEGSTSEKNVASTLSTISETTRNELPIQLVSPKTKGIELRVEEGTTSANAKIITPSLHSKSLSSSLGQLDTSKHKTTSQDDGDGRRVVASPLTAITKPLTTQDVDVKIWQETSKTKDDQVSLNDDAVIKVSSNIENQFPNDDEFRVSEPKPSPSNKLPKHLAFQTPSIPSEGNSSQIMEKSSSPSIVMSKLRQLVSENYLDYENLSLLTDFLVKHPSLLLKDTSLSNRYKGYAYGCLAELLQFLQTHSVFDVLGSSRSKFVKLLQDVRSFAFDKAWLDSLERRALFSDIQVSQNEFQKLLDSKQQVSKEVEVLRFKIDVLSQNVEDLKHQLTSSETVLKSIIQKEEQVLETRAALSAPLGY, from the exons ATGTCCAAAGGCCATGATACTTGTAATGAATATCCAAGTTCAGAAATCACCGAAGTTGAAGCAACATCAGGACACAAGTTGACTTCTTCGCAG AAAGAAATGGAACAACCACTTGAGACAGGgcatgaatttgatgaaaatgttCCTCAAAAGGAGATGCCATCAGTAGCAACAATACCAACAGACTCAGAA GAGTTAATGAATGAACAATGTCCACTTGCAGAAACTGATGCTAGCGTCAAACCTTCTCAGGAAAATAAT TTGGAGGGTTCAACGTCAGAAAAAAATGTAGCATCAACTTTGTCGACCATTTCAGAAACAACAAGGAATGAGCTACCTATACAATTAGTTTCTCCTAAAACAAAG GGCATCGAATTACGAGTTGAAGAAGGAACCACATCAGCTAATGCCAAGATAATAACACCATCACTTCATTCAAAATCACTCAGTTCTTCATTAGGTCAATTAGATACTTCTAAGCATAAAACAACTTCACAG GACGATGGCGATGGCCGAAGAGTCGTAGCTTCTCCCCTAACTGCCATAACAAAGCCTCTTACCACTCAAGATGTTGATGTTAAAATCTGGCAGGAAACTAGCAAGACTAAGGATGATCAAG TTTCTCTAAATGATGATGCTGTCATAAAAGTAAGCTCAAATATTGAGAATCAGTTTCCTAACGATGATGAATTTAGAGTTTCAGAACCTAAGCCCTCTCCTAGCAATAAACTTCCTAAGCATCTTGCATTTCAAACTCCTTCAATCCCTTCTGAAG GGAACTCTTCTCAAATAATGGAAAAGTCAAGTTCTCCTTCAATTGTCATGTCGAAGCTTCGGCAACTGGTCTCGGAGAATTACTTGGATTATGAGAACTTGTCTTTGTTGACTGATTTCCTTGTTAAGCACCCTTCACTTCTTTTAAAGGACACATCACTGAGTAATAGATACAAGGGTTATGCTTACGGCTGTCTCGCTGAGCTGTTACAATTTCTTCAAACCCATAGTGTGTTTGATGTGTTGGGTTCAAGCCGCTCTAAATTTGTTAAGTTATTACAAGATGTACGCAGCTTTGCTTTTGATAAGGCTTGGTTGGATAGTCTCGAAAGACGTGCATTGTTTTCGGATATACAAGTCTCTCAAAATGAATTTCAAAAACTGTTGGATTCCAAGCAACAAGTCTCCAAGGAAGTTGAAGTGTTGCGTTTTAAGATAGACGTCTTAAGTCAAAATGTGGAAGATCTTAAGCATCAATTGACATCCTCGGAGACTGTTTTGAAGAGTATTATTCAAAAAGAGGAACAAGTTTTAGAAACAAGGGCTGCTTTAAGTGCCCCTCTTGGCTATTAG